ataataataataataataataataataaaataaaaaggaaaagttgATCTTTTGGTACATGGTATCTCAACAAGAAAAGCAagcttattatatattaattaaacaactttTTTGTATTTGAACAAGTGGAATATttaaagttttatatatatactaaaccCAGAcataaattcaattttcaaataagtgAAGGATTATTATAACCATTCCAAAACTAAANNNNNNNNNNNNNNNNNNNNNNNNNNNNNNNNNNNNNNNNNNNNNNNNNNNNNNNNNNNNNNNNNNNNNNNNNNNNNNNNNNNNNNNNNNNNNNNNNNNNTTAAGCCTAATTCCATGATAGATGATAGAACACTTTGCATGGTAGTTacatctcttccattttctattCTCAATAAACCGTCATCCACAACTTCCATCATTCTGTCAGGAAGTAATGCATTTATCCATTGCCTCATAGTCAATTCTCCTTCAAACATGTTGTCGGTAGGTTTCTTCCTTGTGATCATTTCCAACAATGTTATACCGTAGCTATAAACATCGCCTTTGATGGagacttttccttcaaaaccatACTCTATCCACACTCGCAATTGTACAAAAAGTCTTTAAGTTagttattcaatatatatatatatatatatatatatatatatagatatatatataaactcatctAAATATGGATTGGTTGTACTCATCTAGAATTACTTCATATTAAGCTAGTAAGAAAGAAGCATATAACGTGATTGTCCTTgatagaaatattttttaaaaagtattttagaATAATTAGCAATCGATGCATAAGTTgaataaatatgtaattatatCCACCAGCTAAGTAATCATATTTTGTGTAGTTTTTCTTGGTAGTGCATATTCAAATATAAACGTATGAATATGAAGCCTATATAAAATTGAAtcatcaaaaattttcatttacatTTGTATTCTTGAAACTAGCATCTATTGTTGTTCATGATATTAGCCATTTTTAGATACCCTCGTACCAATAAAATAAGTAGAGGTGAATTTATGTACCTGGAGCAATGTAGCCTAGTGTACCAAGAGTTTTGGTTTGTGTAGCATCCTTGTTTTCGGCCAAAATCTTTGCAATGCCAAAGTCTCCCACATGTGCAACCATGTCCTCGTCTAGAAGAATATTGGTAGGCTTCAAATCACAGTGAACCACAGATTCTGATAGACAGTGGTGGAGATATTCCAACGCCGATGCAACATCAACCATAATGTTTACTCTTTGAAGAAGATTCAAGCAGTAGTTATAAGAGTATAACCACCTTTCAAGGCTACCGTTCGACATGTATTGCAGTACTAAAGCTCTAAACTCGGGGTTGGAGCATGTACTTATCACTTTAACAAGATTCCTATGTCGGATTGTCCGTAAGGCCTTGCATTCTGCATCGAAACTTTTGAAAGCACCGGCCAATTGCAATTTTAGAACTTTAATAGCAACAACAGTCCCGTCAAGTAACACGCCTTTGTAAACAGAACCAAAACCTCCATCTCCAAGCAAGTTGCTTTCACAAAAGTTGTTTGTCCCTTGGCAAAGCTCTTGATATGATACCATTCTATGCTTTGATAAAGACAATGTACTAAATAAACTTGGAAGCTGTATTTTACTTTCTCGATGTCTTCTCAACATATAGGCCAATGCTAGACAGAGTATAATTGAAGCAATGGTaggaagaaaatatttgagCAGACTCTGTTTCACCTTTGATCCTTTGGAGCTCAGACTTGGACAAGGtaaaactccaaaaattggATTCCCACAAAGCGCTTTGTTTCCTAAAAATGATTTAACTGTGAAATTTGCAAAAGGCCCGCTAGATGGTATCTCTCCGGATAGCTTGTTGAAAGACACATTCAAATATTTGAGATATGAAAGTGCCTCAAGAGACTTAGGAATTGCACCAGATAGATCATTGTAAGAGAGATCTAAGATATCCAATCCTTTCAAGTCTCTGAAAGATTGTGGGATTTCTCCTTGAAATGAGTTCTTTgacaaattcaaataatttagGCTTTCAAATGCTCCAATGATGCTTGGAATATTTCCAATAATTTTGTTCCGAGATAAATCCATGTGTTCAATAGTATGCAACTTTTTCATGTTTGGAGACAAATATCCACCCAGGAAATTCGATGATAGATCCAAAAACAATAGAGTTTCAAGTTTCCATAAATTTATTGGTATTGATGATTCTATTTTATTAGAATCTAGGAATAGCTTTTGGAGAAGATTGAGGTTTGAAATGCAATTTGGAATGGATCCAGAGATTTTGTTATGTGAGAGATTTAACTCGCCCAAGTTCTTTAATTCACATATGCCTTCTGGAATGAATCCATCAATTTTATTACCACCAAGTTCTAATCTTTGTAATGCTTCCAATCCCCCAATTGTGGACGGTATATTTCCAGTCAAATTGTTATTTCCCAACCCAAGCCAGGTCAAGTTTTTTAAGAAACCTATACTCAAAGGAATATGACcctttattttgctttcaacTAAATCAATGGTGTGAAGGGTGGTTGAAAAGTTTCCAATAGAATCCGGAACAATAATATCCAAGGGATTGTAGGATATGGACAGTTCTTCCAAAACTCTACAATTAGAGAAAGATGAAAGGAAATTAAGCTCTTGATCTCCAGGTTCTCTTGTTAGTTGATTCTCATCCAGATTAAGAAATCGGAGATATTTCAATTGTCCAAGACTTTTTGGTATTGGTCCAGAGAGTATGTTTGAACTTAAATCTAATAAGACGAGCTTGGAACAATTTGAAAGATGTGATGGGATGAGACCACTAAATTTGTTGAGACCAAAAGTTAAAAGTTCAAGACTGGGGCAGGAAAATTCAGAATTTGATGGAAGATTGCCATATAGGGAATTATTAACCAAGGAGATTTCTTGTAGAGAGGACATGTTGAAAAGGCTTTGGGGGATTGTCCCTGTGATATAATTCTCTCCTAAATTCAATTCTTCCAGATTAGAAAGACCCCATAAATCACTCGGAATGCTTCCTTTAATGTTGTTTTCCTCAATGCCAAATGCAAATAACCTCGACAAGTTACTTATGGTAGGAGGTATATTACCGGTTAGGTCGTTACCTCCAAGATATAGGAATTCAAGCTTTTCTAAACCCCCATAACCTTTTGGAATACTCCCAACAAATTTATTGTATGATAGGTCTAAGACTACAAGCTCTCTACAATGGTTTATTTGAG
Above is a genomic segment from Corylus avellana chromosome ca9, CavTom2PMs-1.0 containing:
- the LOC132191626 gene encoding receptor kinase-like protein Xa21, producing MKLIIVRPSNILLLLSFLLLQYLCMLQLAQSSTTSFTDQAALIAFNSKLTSGPNQTVLAANWSTATNFCNWIGISCSRRRQRVTALVLSYMGLQGTISPHIGNLSFLVYLNLRNNSFFGSMPHEINRLHRLRILQLSSNQLEGSIPPTLHNCRNLQQIRLARNHLTGAIPSTLANMLSLEFLSLQNNSLTGPFPLVIFNISSLAEIDLSNNQISGTLPMDLCSHCPNLQGIYLYLNEFSGQLPSQINHCRELVVLDLSYNKFVGSIPKGYGGLEKLEFLYLGGNDLTGNIPPTISNLSRLFAFGIEENNIKGSIPSDLWGLSNLEELNLGENYITGTIPQSLFNMSSLQEISLVNNSLYGNLPSNSEFSCPSLELLTFGLNKFSGLIPSHLSNCSKLVLLDLSSNILSGPIPKSLGQLKYLRFLNLDENQLTREPGDQELNFLSSFSNCRVLEELSISYNPLDIIVPDSIGNFSTTLHTIDLVESKIKGHIPLSIGFLKNLTWLGLGNNNLTGNIPSTIGGLEALQRLELGGNKIDGFIPEGICELKNLGELNLSHNKISGSIPNCISNLNLLQKLFLDSNKIESSIPINLWKLETLLFLDLSSNFLGGYLSPNMKKLHTIEHMDLSRNKIIGNIPSIIGAFESLNYLNLSKNSFQGEIPQSFRDLKGLDILDLSYNDLSGAIPKSLEALSYLKYLNVSFNKLSGEIPSSGPFANFTVKSFLGNKALCGNPIFGVLPCPSLSSKGSKVKQSLLKYFLPTIASIILCLALAYMLRRHRESKIQLPSLFSTLSLSKHRMVSYQELCQGTNNFCESNLLGDGGFGSVYKGVLLDGTVVAIKVLKLQLAGAFKSFDAECKALRTIRHRNLVKVISTCSNPEFRALVLQYMSNGSLERWLYSYNYCLNLLQRVNIMVDVASALEYLHHCLSESVVHCDLKPTNILLDEDMVAHVGDFGIAKILAENKDATQTKTLGTLGYIAPEYGFEGKVSIKGDVYSYGITLLEMITRKKPTDNMFEGELTMRQWINALLPDRMMEVVDDGLLRIENGRDA